The Streptomyces sp. NBC_01275 genome has a segment encoding these proteins:
- the grrM gene encoding cyclophane-forming radical SAM/SPASM peptide maturase GrrM/OscB, whose product MAKGRTEIVVIQATSFCNVDCKYCYLPDRKLNKRISLETVAKIADRLFESSFIADAVTIVWHAGEPLSLPISFYEEAHKQIEQRNTRGVKITWSIQTNATLITGDWCEFFKRHQVRVGISLDGPRKVHDAYRVDRAGRGTFDRTMRGLRLMREAGLRPAIIAVVTDASLAYPEDIWRFFTEIGAAYVGLNVESVEGVNVTSSMQHDGAENAYKDFLKRILSSMEKEPSSPLLREYENAMRHIMSQSSNTRPQDNVPMAILNFDCEGNVSTFSPELLTARHHRYGQFILGNVFEQSLEDLIHTDRFRLLNAEIEEGVSRCRATCDYYSFCGGGWPANKLAETDTFKSTETSSCRLRIKSGVDAILEHLEERFDSGRAVTR is encoded by the coding sequence TAGTGATCCAGGCCACAAGCTTCTGCAATGTGGACTGCAAGTACTGCTATCTACCAGACCGGAAGCTGAACAAGCGCATCTCATTGGAGACGGTCGCCAAAATTGCGGATCGGCTATTTGAATCCTCTTTCATTGCCGACGCGGTAACGATTGTCTGGCATGCTGGAGAGCCACTTTCGCTGCCAATCAGTTTCTATGAGGAAGCGCACAAGCAGATTGAGCAGCGGAACACGCGCGGAGTAAAAATTACATGGTCGATCCAGACCAATGCAACACTGATTACGGGCGATTGGTGCGAATTCTTCAAGCGGCACCAGGTCAGAGTTGGTATTAGTCTGGATGGACCGAGGAAGGTCCACGACGCATATCGAGTGGACCGTGCAGGGAGAGGCACATTTGATCGGACCATGCGCGGCCTGCGACTGATGAGGGAAGCGGGTCTTCGACCCGCGATCATCGCCGTCGTAACGGATGCTTCACTGGCGTATCCCGAAGATATCTGGCGTTTCTTCACTGAAATCGGTGCCGCTTATGTTGGCTTGAACGTCGAGTCGGTGGAGGGCGTCAATGTTACCTCCAGCATGCAGCACGACGGCGCTGAGAATGCTTATAAGGATTTCCTGAAGCGGATTCTGTCAAGTATGGAAAAGGAGCCCTCCTCACCTCTGCTTCGCGAGTATGAAAACGCCATGCGTCACATCATGTCACAGAGTTCAAATACCCGCCCGCAGGATAATGTGCCAATGGCTATTCTCAACTTTGATTGCGAGGGTAATGTCTCGACGTTCTCCCCAGAGCTGCTTACTGCACGCCATCATCGGTATGGTCAGTTCATCTTGGGAAATGTCTTCGAACAGTCACTTGAGGATCTAATTCATACTGATCGGTTTCGGTTGTTGAACGCAGAAATCGAGGAGGGAGTCAGCCGCTGTCGCGCGACGTGTGATTACTATTCTTTCTGTGGGGGTGGTTGGCCTGCGAATAAGTTGGCGGAGACCGACACTTTTAAATCGACCGAAACGTCTTCATGTCGGCTACGCATTAAATCGGGAGTCGACGCTATCCTTGAGCATCTTGAGGAGCGCTTTGATTCGGGTAGGGCAGTAACTCGCTGA
- a CDS encoding 7-cyano-7-deazaguanine synthase → MVEYQPISRSNQRTVIMFSGGIDSTVLLCDVARQSSVPPIALHFSGFAATRETSAARAIAERIGAEFVPVDVKSFVQACIPEGARPRDSDGRLVYGNSVVLSMSIAFAVARDIPHVAVGLNADDALAFIENRPEFIRQFRDGLELSRVNCRLLVPYHSWPKAKVLRRGAELGIDLGFTFSCMTPTHDLHDGTCASCLDRQAAFKAADMSDPTQYATGTIGCRPKKVEETDLQPP, encoded by the coding sequence ATGGTCGAGTATCAGCCGATCAGTCGATCGAACCAGAGGACGGTCATCATGTTCTCCGGCGGTATCGATTCCACTGTCCTGCTCTGTGACGTTGCTCGACAATCCTCAGTTCCGCCCATCGCGCTGCATTTCTCCGGATTCGCTGCGACTCGCGAGACCAGCGCCGCGAGAGCAATAGCTGAACGAATCGGAGCTGAATTCGTACCTGTGGACGTGAAATCTTTCGTGCAAGCGTGCATCCCCGAAGGTGCCCGGCCTCGGGACTCAGACGGTCGGCTGGTGTACGGAAATTCCGTTGTGCTGTCGATGTCAATTGCATTCGCCGTGGCAAGAGACATCCCACACGTCGCCGTGGGACTAAACGCCGACGACGCACTAGCATTCATCGAAAATCGCCCCGAATTCATCAGACAATTCCGTGATGGCCTGGAGCTATCAAGGGTTAACTGTAGGCTGCTTGTGCCCTACCACAGCTGGCCAAAGGCGAAGGTCCTACGCCGAGGGGCCGAGCTTGGGATCGATCTCGGTTTCACCTTCAGTTGCATGACCCCAACTCACGACTTGCATGACGGAACCTGTGCCTCATGCCTCGACAGGCAGGCAGCATTTAAGGCGGCCGACATGAGCGATCCAACACAGTATGCGACTGGAACAATTGGATGCCGACCAAAAAAGGTGGAGGAAACAGATCTTCAACCCCCGTAG
- a CDS encoding site-specific integrase → MKNGNLIRRCRCTDPRTKKEYGTSCPKLKSSRRHGTWTAAQELDPAQDGRRRRFRRGGFETSAKAQEELDKVRALMAIPEEDDAWGKTQISDLLENCVKDKDPVPDYDETRRRFKTGQTLNSKTTVAEWLDTWLTGRKRLRRGGATRYELDIRVHLKPHLGHLRLDKLRVHHVDSMFNAINERNIEIQEQNTQRRSVRDELNATPWKGAENRARRKWLQEQLDAMPPFRRITGLNTQPHIRDTLRAALNVAIAQQVMPAFNPAAHVELLPGAKPKATIWSDERIARWQETGEKPSPVMVWTPEQTARFLDSVADDRLYLFWRLIAFRGTRRGEACGVRWQDHSAKARSLAIATQLVQDNWEVHEGAPKTDSGVRLIALDDETHQFLLAHKARQEQEREVWGEGWQESGRIFTQEDGSLLHPGKVSDLFERLVDAAGLPPIRLHDLRHVAATLMLAAGVDVKVVSETLGHSDTRITRDTYQSVLDDLARDAAEKVTQLVPHTRKTLSVVMDQEPVTGTRRPRMIPPRKGSPAEDERTA, encoded by the coding sequence GTGAAGAACGGCAACCTCATACGGCGGTGCCGCTGCACCGACCCGAGGACCAAGAAGGAGTACGGCACTTCCTGCCCCAAGCTCAAGTCCTCCCGACGACACGGCACCTGGACCGCCGCCCAGGAACTCGACCCCGCACAGGACGGCCGCCGAAGGCGGTTCCGTCGCGGCGGCTTCGAGACCTCCGCCAAGGCCCAGGAGGAGCTGGACAAGGTTCGCGCCCTCATGGCCATTCCCGAGGAGGACGACGCCTGGGGCAAGACCCAGATCAGCGACCTCCTGGAGAACTGCGTCAAGGACAAGGACCCCGTCCCGGACTACGACGAGACCCGCCGCCGGTTCAAGACCGGTCAGACCCTCAACTCGAAGACCACCGTGGCGGAATGGCTCGACACCTGGCTCACTGGCCGCAAACGCCTGCGACGCGGCGGGGCCACCCGCTACGAGCTGGATATCCGGGTCCATCTCAAGCCGCACCTGGGCCACCTTCGGCTCGACAAGCTGCGCGTCCACCACGTCGACTCGATGTTCAACGCGATCAACGAGCGCAACATCGAGATCCAGGAGCAGAACACCCAGCGCCGCTCTGTTCGCGACGAACTCAACGCGACCCCATGGAAGGGCGCGGAGAACCGGGCGCGACGCAAGTGGCTGCAGGAACAGCTCGACGCCATGCCGCCCTTCCGCCGGATCACCGGCCTCAATACCCAGCCGCATATCCGCGACACCCTGCGCGCCGCGCTGAACGTCGCCATCGCCCAGCAGGTCATGCCCGCTTTCAATCCCGCCGCCCACGTCGAGCTGCTGCCCGGCGCCAAACCGAAGGCCACCATCTGGAGCGACGAGCGCATCGCCCGCTGGCAGGAGACCGGTGAGAAGCCCTCACCGGTCATGGTCTGGACCCCCGAACAGACCGCCAGGTTCCTCGACTCGGTCGCCGACGACCGCCTGTACCTGTTCTGGCGGCTCATCGCCTTCCGGGGTACCCGGCGCGGCGAGGCATGCGGCGTCCGCTGGCAGGACCACTCGGCGAAAGCCCGCTCCCTGGCCATCGCCACCCAGCTCGTCCAGGACAACTGGGAGGTCCACGAAGGCGCACCCAAGACCGACAGCGGCGTCCGCCTCATCGCCCTCGACGACGAGACGCACCAGTTCCTGCTCGCCCACAAAGCCCGTCAGGAGCAGGAACGGGAAGTCTGGGGCGAGGGCTGGCAGGAGTCCGGCCGGATCTTCACCCAGGAGGACGGCTCCCTGCTCCACCCCGGCAAGGTCAGCGACCTCTTCGAGCGCCTCGTGGACGCCGCCGGCCTGCCGCCGATCCGCCTTCACGATCTTCGTCACGTCGCCGCAACGCTCATGCTCGCGGCCGGGGTCGACGTCAAGGTCGTCTCCGAGACCCTCGGCCACTCCGACACCCGCATCACCCGCGACACATACCAGTCCGTCCTGGACGACCTCGCCCGCGACGCCGCCGAGAAGGTCACCCAACTCGTCCCGCACACCCGCAAGACTCTCTCCGTCGTCATGGACCAAGAACCGGTTACCGGCACCCGCAGGCCCCGGATGATCCCGCCCCGCAAGGGCAGCCCAGCAGAAGACGAACGCACCGCCTGA
- a CDS encoding helix-turn-helix domain-containing protein, which translates to MTPDQWPTAFTGRIAQRLRDARKAASLTMAEVAQGCADRGLPEFTEHSMKNLESGRKTSITVADLVVLADVLGVPPVTLLFPLGSSATVEVLPGREVSTWDAVAWFTGESPLEGPAPEGTARDVLDVFRQHGDLVAAAMSSHALARERRRTASTTLDRARRATLLQRAEGYEEHAFEDCQELRAFRGRMRDRDLAPPVLPDELAFVDQPETPTHPEDNE; encoded by the coding sequence ATGACACCTGATCAATGGCCGACAGCGTTCACCGGTCGGATCGCCCAGCGCTTGCGGGACGCGCGCAAGGCTGCCAGCCTCACCATGGCCGAAGTCGCCCAGGGCTGCGCCGACCGCGGCTTGCCAGAGTTCACCGAGCACTCCATGAAGAACCTGGAGTCCGGGCGCAAGACGAGCATCACCGTCGCGGACCTCGTCGTCCTGGCTGACGTCCTGGGCGTCCCGCCAGTGACTCTCCTCTTCCCACTCGGTTCCTCGGCCACGGTCGAGGTCCTCCCGGGCCGGGAAGTGTCCACCTGGGACGCGGTCGCGTGGTTCACCGGCGAGTCGCCCCTGGAGGGCCCCGCCCCCGAAGGCACCGCCCGGGACGTCCTCGACGTCTTCCGCCAGCACGGTGACCTGGTGGCTGCCGCGATGTCCTCCCACGCCCTGGCCAGGGAGCGGCGACGCACGGCGAGCACCACCCTGGACCGGGCCCGCAGAGCCACCCTCCTGCAGCGTGCCGAGGGCTACGAGGAGCACGCGTTCGAGGACTGCCAGGAACTGCGCGCGTTCCGTGGCCGGATGCGTGACCGCGACCTCGCACCTCCGGTTCTGCCCGACGAGCTGGCCTTCGTCGACCAGCCCGAAACACCAACCCACCCAGAGGACAACGAGTGA
- a CDS encoding DUF6879 family protein, with amino-acid sequence MLDLLAPGLPDELGERLTRQDYKRDFRERRAAIRDGESWKLERLQHFEEANDDSREALRQGDWPAVLRLFEADRDALVRRARDEASRGAVFHRIRVVEEPLTPYVQWELNWLRLSAECGHSVRVLPASAVAAAEGDALLPELNLLDSRVLYRVLYTAAGQPDGAIRFTDPSTVRNWAEHLRELYAAAEDVQAYFDRAVADLPPPPAA; translated from the coding sequence ATGCTTGATCTCCTCGCTCCTGGGCTCCCGGACGAGCTGGGTGAGCGGCTCACACGCCAGGACTACAAGCGGGACTTCCGGGAGCGGCGCGCCGCGATCCGCGACGGGGAGTCCTGGAAACTGGAGCGGTTGCAGCACTTCGAGGAGGCGAACGACGACAGCCGGGAGGCGCTGCGTCAGGGGGACTGGCCAGCAGTGTTGCGGCTGTTCGAGGCCGACCGTGACGCCTTGGTTCGAAGGGCCAGGGATGAAGCGTCGCGCGGGGCGGTCTTTCATCGTATTCGTGTGGTTGAGGAGCCGCTGACGCCATATGTGCAGTGGGAGCTGAACTGGCTACGACTGAGCGCGGAATGCGGGCATTCCGTTCGCGTCCTGCCTGCTTCCGCGGTCGCCGCCGCGGAGGGCGATGCGCTGCTGCCCGAGTTGAACCTTCTGGACAGTCGGGTTCTCTACCGTGTGCTGTACACCGCTGCCGGCCAACCGGACGGGGCGATTCGCTTCACCGATCCCAGCACCGTGAGGAACTGGGCGGAGCATCTGCGGGAACTGTACGCGGCTGCGGAGGACGTCCAGGCGTACTTCGACCGTGCCGTGGCCGACCTGCCTCCGCCGCCCGCGGCCTGA
- a CDS encoding tetratricopeptide repeat protein, giving the protein MNSFVNRFNELGQLNAVLADRNGGRVVVSVHVVAGTAGAGKTSLVLHWAHQVKDQFPDGQLFVNLRGYDPGEPVTAAQALQRFLRALGVAPAEVPQDVDDAAAMYRSLIADRRVLILLDNAATVSQVRPLLPGGGDSLVVVTSRSRLAGLSVRNGAQRITLGTLPEPEAVALLRAVTRGYRPEDDGDKLAELARLCARLPLALRIAAERAASHPHMRLDDLISDLRDESALWDALSTGIDDEAEAIRSVFTWSYRALPTHSARLFRLLGLHPGAAFSLPAAAALGEATPNRTRQLLDDLVGAHLLEQTAPDRFQFHDLLRAYATDLAQAEEPSVQRQAARRRVLSWYLHTADAAQTWLYPSEDHLPLPGPLPEVTPLVFTDYNAAVDWSEREQGNFLPVVRDAARNGMDETAWQLATILWFARPASSSERDWLELGRIGLEAATRREDQRAQTRLLINTGIAHRALNNFSEGLDALERAVTLARSSQSRFDEAQALNLMGLIHLRQRELDLADTHFGQAMSVFRDLGNGQRTATALSNIASARLSAGRLPEAASVIDEALAAHRALANRGGEGNLLRIAAALRLEEGDTDAARRSIDEALDIALALRDHTREGFWLLTLGDIQRTATQHGDALTSYQRSAMLHRRLGDRSREALAWRGTGQTYAAMDRHDEATTFHRQAAAVHRDLGDTWQLALELDHLAAAVHPEDPETARGHWIEALTHLTPYADPRATSIRSRIEALLTRAAG; this is encoded by the coding sequence GTGAACAGCTTCGTCAACCGCTTCAACGAACTGGGACAGCTGAACGCGGTGCTTGCCGACCGAAACGGCGGGCGCGTCGTCGTCTCCGTTCACGTGGTGGCCGGCACGGCGGGCGCGGGCAAAACCTCGCTGGTCCTGCACTGGGCGCACCAGGTCAAGGACCAGTTCCCCGACGGCCAGCTCTTCGTCAACCTCCGCGGGTACGATCCCGGAGAACCAGTCACAGCCGCGCAGGCACTTCAGCGATTCCTGCGGGCCCTGGGCGTGGCCCCGGCCGAGGTTCCCCAGGACGTCGACGACGCAGCAGCGATGTACCGCTCACTGATCGCCGACCGCCGGGTCCTGATCCTCCTGGACAATGCGGCCACGGTCAGCCAAGTCCGGCCGCTGCTCCCCGGCGGAGGAGACAGCCTCGTTGTGGTCACCAGCCGCAGCCGCCTGGCGGGTCTCTCAGTGCGGAACGGCGCCCAAAGGATCACCCTTGGCACGCTTCCGGAGCCAGAGGCAGTCGCTCTGCTGCGCGCGGTCACGAGGGGCTATCGACCCGAGGACGACGGCGACAAACTCGCAGAACTGGCGCGCCTGTGCGCCCGTCTGCCGCTTGCCCTGCGGATCGCCGCCGAACGGGCCGCCAGCCACCCGCACATGCGACTCGACGATCTCATCAGCGATCTGCGTGACGAGTCCGCCCTCTGGGACGCCCTCAGCACCGGCATCGATGACGAGGCCGAAGCCATCCGTTCGGTCTTCACCTGGTCCTACCGCGCTCTGCCCACGCACTCGGCCCGCCTCTTCCGCCTCCTTGGACTGCACCCTGGAGCGGCGTTCAGTCTCCCTGCTGCCGCCGCCCTCGGCGAAGCCACACCCAACCGAACACGCCAGCTGCTCGACGATCTGGTCGGGGCCCACCTGCTGGAGCAGACCGCCCCGGACCGGTTCCAGTTCCACGACCTCCTACGCGCGTACGCCACCGACCTTGCGCAGGCAGAGGAGCCGTCCGTCCAGAGGCAAGCTGCGCGACGACGCGTCCTGAGCTGGTACCTCCACACCGCCGACGCCGCCCAGACGTGGCTCTATCCGTCAGAGGACCACCTGCCACTGCCTGGCCCCTTGCCGGAAGTCACGCCCCTCGTCTTCACCGACTACAACGCCGCCGTCGACTGGTCCGAACGGGAACAGGGCAACTTCCTCCCCGTCGTGCGCGACGCCGCCCGAAACGGAATGGACGAGACGGCTTGGCAGTTGGCCACCATCCTGTGGTTCGCACGACCCGCCTCCTCATCGGAGCGGGACTGGCTGGAACTGGGCCGAATCGGATTGGAGGCAGCGACCAGACGAGAGGACCAGAGAGCGCAGACACGGCTGCTCATCAACACGGGCATCGCGCACAGGGCTCTGAACAATTTCTCCGAGGGCCTGGACGCACTGGAGCGAGCCGTCACGTTGGCTCGCAGCTCGCAGAGCCGGTTCGACGAGGCCCAAGCCCTCAACCTCATGGGCCTGATCCATCTACGACAACGCGAACTCGACTTGGCGGACACGCATTTCGGGCAGGCCATGTCCGTCTTCCGAGACCTGGGAAATGGTCAACGAACCGCCACCGCACTGTCCAACATCGCCAGCGCTCGCCTCAGCGCCGGCCGCCTGCCCGAGGCCGCCTCGGTCATCGACGAGGCGCTTGCCGCGCACCGGGCCCTGGCCAATCGTGGTGGTGAAGGCAACCTCCTTCGGATCGCAGCCGCCCTGCGACTCGAAGAGGGCGACACGGATGCCGCCCGGCGATCCATCGACGAGGCGCTCGACATCGCGCTCGCCCTCCGCGACCACACCCGGGAAGGCTTCTGGCTCCTCACCCTCGGCGACATCCAGCGCACCGCCACCCAGCACGGCGACGCCCTGACCTCCTACCAGCGCTCCGCCATGCTCCACCGCCGCCTCGGCGACCGCAGCCGCGAAGCCCTGGCCTGGCGCGGCACGGGCCAGACGTATGCCGCGATGGATCGGCACGACGAGGCCACCACCTTCCACCGCCAGGCCGCGGCCGTTCACCGCGACCTGGGGGACACCTGGCAGCTCGCCCTGGAACTCGACCACCTGGCCGCAGCCGTTCACCCGGAGGACCCCGAGACTGCCCGTGGTCACTGGATCGAGGCCCTGACCCACCTGACCCCCTATGCCGACCCCCGGGCCACGTCCATCCGCTCCCGCATAGAAGCGTTGCTGACCCGAGCTGCCGGTTGA
- a CDS encoding DUF3800 domain-containing protein, which produces MQLIFIDDSGQQSPPREHLGELVSVGAVMFPEDQVAAYSLQIDELRTELGMPAGEEFKWNSSKGSFMAGAGGEVVKRTRRRMLEIAASCGVSTAVVIWDRGQIGWPKERVAREILGYLYERIEMHLESREERGVVIADIPGGGNRDHTKWLAEALDLTMVGTTYVKPNRVVMPIVTAPSDHLPHLQLADLVTAATTAAVAGREAGVELVELLKPLARRNAHGYIGGAGLVLWPRSLTDLFYWVLGETHYVRNNVGYPIGPGSGFSQPGSLFGTSSGLPT; this is translated from the coding sequence ATGCAGCTGATCTTCATCGACGACAGCGGGCAGCAGAGCCCGCCCCGGGAGCACCTCGGTGAACTCGTCTCGGTAGGCGCCGTCATGTTCCCGGAGGACCAGGTGGCGGCGTACAGCCTCCAGATCGACGAGCTCCGGACTGAGCTCGGCATGCCTGCCGGCGAGGAATTCAAGTGGAACTCCTCGAAGGGCAGCTTCATGGCGGGAGCCGGTGGCGAGGTGGTGAAGCGCACGCGCCGTCGCATGCTGGAGATTGCCGCCAGCTGCGGTGTCAGCACGGCCGTGGTGATCTGGGACCGAGGCCAGATCGGTTGGCCGAAGGAGAGGGTCGCGCGAGAGATCCTGGGCTACCTCTACGAGCGCATCGAGATGCACCTGGAGTCGAGGGAGGAGCGCGGGGTCGTCATCGCCGACATCCCCGGCGGCGGCAATCGGGATCACACCAAGTGGCTGGCCGAGGCTCTGGACCTCACGATGGTCGGCACCACGTACGTGAAGCCGAACCGCGTGGTCATGCCGATCGTGACGGCTCCCTCCGACCACCTTCCCCACCTCCAGCTCGCAGATCTGGTAACTGCTGCGACGACCGCGGCCGTCGCTGGTCGGGAAGCCGGTGTGGAACTCGTCGAGCTGCTCAAGCCTCTGGCGAGGCGCAACGCTCACGGCTACATCGGTGGCGCTGGCCTGGTGCTGTGGCCGCGGAGCTTGACCGACCTCTTCTACTGGGTCCTCGGCGAGACGCACTACGTGCGAAACAACGTGGGCTACCCCATCGGACCCGGATCTGGGTTCTCGCAGCCCGGGAGCCTCTTCGGCACCAGCAGCGGGTTGCCGACGTAG
- a CDS encoding winged helix-turn-helix domain-containing protein, whose amino-acid sequence MRYADGGGLTAERRAVREGIRLEAGQRFARGDRTSDIARDLRVSERSVEQWRRAWREGGMEGLKSKGPAKLPKLSDERFALLEKELAKGPAAHGWEDQRWTLERVRTLIGRRFKVSCSIAGVWRLLHRHGWSWQSPARRALERDEHAVELWKKDVWPQVEAPRRRSMPGSSSRTRPGSR is encoded by the coding sequence ATGCGGTACGCGGATGGTGGGGGCCTGACTGCTGAGCGGCGGGCCGTGCGTGAAGGGATCCGGCTGGAAGCCGGGCAGAGGTTCGCACGAGGTGACAGGACTTCGGACATCGCCAGGGACCTGCGGGTGAGCGAGCGTTCGGTGGAGCAGTGGCGCCGGGCCTGGCGTGAAGGCGGTATGGAGGGTCTGAAGTCGAAGGGACCGGCGAAACTGCCGAAGCTGTCGGATGAACGGTTCGCCCTGCTGGAAAAGGAGCTGGCGAAAGGGCCGGCCGCGCATGGCTGGGAAGATCAGCGGTGGACGCTGGAACGTGTCAGAACGCTGATCGGCCGCCGGTTCAAGGTCAGTTGCTCGATCGCGGGAGTGTGGCGGCTCCTGCACCGCCACGGCTGGTCCTGGCAGAGCCCGGCCCGTCGCGCGCTGGAACGTGACGAGCACGCGGTCGAGCTCTGGAAGAAGGATGTGTGGCCGCAGGTGGAAGCGCCGCGGCGGCGCTCGATGCCTGGATCGTCTTCGAGGACGAGGCCGGGTTCGCGATGA
- a CDS encoding transposase, with protein MTPPRARTWGRRGQTPVVRVRGRSRRRISIAAMCCYRPGERSRMIYRPRFHLLLKGARKSFAWQDYRDLLVRAHLQLGAPIVVVWDNLNTHRAAGMRKYAGDHEWLTIIQLPSYSPDLNPVEGIWSLLRRGPMANTAFTDPDHLTRTLRRGLARIQRHPELIDGCLTETGLTLASDPSKPIRKGQ; from the coding sequence ATGACGCCGCCACGAGCCCGCACGTGGGGGCGACGCGGGCAGACTCCCGTAGTGAGAGTGCGGGGACGGTCCCGGCGACGGATCTCGATCGCCGCGATGTGCTGCTACCGGCCCGGGGAAAGGTCCCGGATGATCTACCGGCCCCGCTTCCACTTGCTACTCAAAGGAGCACGTAAGAGTTTCGCCTGGCAGGACTACCGCGACCTCCTGGTCCGCGCGCACCTGCAACTCGGCGCCCCGATCGTTGTCGTCTGGGACAATTTGAACACTCATCGTGCCGCCGGGATGAGGAAGTACGCGGGCGACCACGAATGGCTCACCATCATCCAACTTCCCTCCTACAGCCCGGACTTGAATCCCGTGGAGGGCATCTGGTCTCTGCTGCGGCGCGGCCCGATGGCCAACACCGCATTCACTGACCCCGACCACCTCACCCGAACCCTCCGCCGAGGACTCGCCCGCATCCAGCGCCACCCCGAGCTCATCGACGGCTGCCTCACCGAAACCGGACTGACCCTCGCTTCAGACCCCTCGAAGCCAATCCGAAAAGGTCAGTAG